From Pseudomonas fluorescens, one genomic window encodes:
- a CDS encoding transketolase family protein: MSNAANTSTSEPGKKRLTTSAMIASIACEGQATRSAPFGHALAALAEQRADIVGLSADLSKYTDLHIFAKAHPDRFYQMGMAEQLLMSAAAGMAREGFVPFATTYAVFASRRAYDFICMAIAEENLNVKIVCGLPGLTTGYGPSHQATDDLAIFRAMPNLMIVDPCDALEIEQAVPAIAAHQGPVYMRLLRGNVPLVLDEYGYQFEIGKAKTLRTGNDVLIISTGLMTMRSLEAAKALKADGVDVAVLHVPTIKPLDEQTILAEARKSGRLVVTAENSSIIGGLGEAVAGVLLRNGVTPTFRQIALPDAFLDAGALPTLHDRYGISTQAVCAQIKAWL, from the coding sequence ATGAGCAACGCCGCCAACACTTCGACTAGCGAACCGGGCAAGAAGCGCCTGACCACCTCGGCGATGATTGCGTCCATTGCCTGCGAAGGCCAGGCCACCCGATCCGCACCTTTCGGCCACGCCCTGGCGGCGCTGGCCGAACAACGCGCCGACATTGTCGGGCTGTCCGCCGACCTGTCCAAGTACACCGACCTGCACATCTTCGCCAAGGCCCATCCGGACCGGTTCTATCAAATGGGCATGGCCGAACAGTTGCTGATGAGTGCCGCCGCCGGCATGGCCCGTGAAGGCTTCGTGCCCTTCGCCACCACCTACGCCGTGTTCGCTTCGCGCCGCGCCTATGACTTCATCTGCATGGCGATTGCCGAGGAAAACCTCAACGTCAAAATCGTCTGCGGCCTGCCCGGCCTCACCACCGGGTACGGCCCCAGCCACCAGGCCACGGACGACCTGGCGATCTTCCGCGCCATGCCCAACCTGATGATCGTCGATCCGTGCGATGCCCTGGAAATCGAGCAGGCCGTACCCGCCATCGCCGCCCACCAGGGGCCGGTCTACATGCGCCTGCTGCGCGGCAACGTGCCGCTGGTGCTGGACGAATACGGCTACCAGTTCGAAATCGGCAAGGCCAAGACCCTGCGCACCGGCAACGATGTGCTGATCATCTCCACCGGCCTGATGACCATGCGCTCGCTGGAAGCGGCCAAGGCCCTGAAAGCTGACGGCGTGGATGTCGCGGTGCTGCACGTACCGACCATCAAGCCGCTGGATGAACAGACCATTCTGGCGGAGGCTCGCAAGTCCGGGCGCCTGGTAGTCACTGCAGAAAACAGCTCGATCATTGGCGGCTTGGGCGAGGCCGTTGCAGGTGTGCTGCTGCGTAACGGCGTGACGCCGACGTTCAGGCAGATTGCATTGCCCGACGCGTTCCTCGACGCCGGCGCCCTGCCGACCTTGCATGATCGTTACGGGATTTCGACTCAGGCGGTGTGCGCGCAGATCAAAGCCTGGTTGTAG
- a CDS encoding transketolase, with translation MTINPSTASTTTLVERAHNIRRHALRMGQVQGQGYVGQALGAADLLAVSYFHALNHQPQAPEWEARDRFYLSIGHYAIALYAALIEAEIIPLDELETYGSDDSRLPMSGMAAYTPGMEITGGSLGQGLGIAVGACLGLKRKGSASFVYNLLSDGELNEGSTWEAVMSASHWKLDNLIAIVDVNNQQADGYSSEILSFEPIVDRWQAFGWFTQRVDGNDIDALVTAFDAARHHPDAQPRVIICDTKMGKGVPFLENREKNHFIRVEEHEWDLALNNLEQGKNQ, from the coding sequence ATGACAATTAATCCTTCAACTGCTTCAACCACGACGCTGGTTGAACGCGCACACAACATTCGTCGCCACGCGCTGCGCATGGGCCAGGTCCAGGGCCAGGGCTATGTCGGCCAGGCCCTCGGTGCGGCCGACCTGTTGGCAGTCTCCTACTTCCATGCGCTGAATCATCAGCCGCAGGCCCCGGAATGGGAGGCGCGCGACCGCTTCTACCTCTCCATCGGGCACTACGCGATTGCGCTGTACGCGGCCCTGATCGAAGCAGAGATCATCCCGCTCGATGAGCTGGAAACCTACGGTTCGGACGACAGCCGCCTGCCGATGTCGGGCATGGCCGCCTACACCCCGGGCATGGAAATAACCGGGGGTTCGCTAGGCCAGGGCCTGGGCATTGCGGTCGGTGCCTGCCTGGGGCTCAAGCGCAAAGGCTCGGCCTCCTTCGTCTACAACCTACTGTCGGACGGCGAACTGAATGAAGGCTCGACCTGGGAAGCGGTGATGTCGGCGTCCCACTGGAAGCTCGACAACCTGATCGCCATCGTCGACGTCAACAATCAGCAAGCCGATGGCTACTCCAGTGAAATCCTCTCGTTCGAGCCGATTGTCGATCGCTGGCAAGCCTTTGGCTGGTTCACCCAGCGCGTGGATGGCAACGACATCGATGCACTGGTCACGGCATTCGATGCCGCCCGCCACCATCCCGACGCCCAGCCACGGGTGATCATCTGCGACACGAAAATGGGTAAAGGTGTGCCCTTCCTGGAGAACCGCGAGAAAAACCACTTCATCCGCGTGGAAGAACATGAGTGGGACCTGGCACTGAACAACCTTGAACAAGGAAAAAACCAATGA
- a CDS encoding MFS transporter — translation MTTLSLEAVSTVRSSAYRKTAWRLMPFLMLCYLCAYLDRVNVGFAKLQMMNDLALSETVYGLGAGMFFIGYFLCEVPSNIILHKVGARVWIARIMITWGIVSALFAFVETAWQFYALRFLLGIAEAGLAPGLLLYLTYWFPSYRRARMTVLWFIAIPLSGMVGGPLSGWIMNHFAGMHGWAGWQWMFVLEAVPTVLVGLLVLSYLKDGVHQANWLNDEEKQLITRELAEDNQQKVTHASVGEFIRDRRLWLLAAIYFCVVMGQYAITFWLPTLVRNAGVADPLHIGFLTSLPYLCAIVAMLLVGRSGDKHRERRWHLIVPMIAGAVGLSLAALMGGNVTLSILSLCLAASGILSATSLFWMLPTTLLGGVSAAAGIAAVNSFANLAGFCSPYLIGWITTLTGSSAIGMYLITGVLVAGALLVLRIPAALVNR, via the coding sequence ATGACAACCCTGTCGCTCGAAGCGGTTTCGACCGTGCGCTCCTCCGCCTACCGTAAAACGGCCTGGCGCCTGATGCCGTTCCTGATGCTGTGCTATCTGTGCGCCTATCTGGACCGGGTCAACGTCGGCTTCGCCAAGCTGCAAATGATGAACGACCTGGCCCTCAGCGAGACGGTCTACGGCCTGGGCGCTGGCATGTTCTTCATCGGTTACTTCCTCTGCGAAGTGCCGAGCAACATCATCCTGCACAAGGTCGGCGCACGGGTCTGGATCGCCCGCATCATGATCACCTGGGGCATCGTCTCCGCCCTGTTCGCCTTCGTCGAAACCGCCTGGCAGTTCTATGCCCTGCGCTTTCTGCTGGGCATCGCCGAAGCCGGCCTGGCGCCGGGCCTGTTGCTGTACCTGACCTATTGGTTCCCGTCCTATCGCCGTGCCCGCATGACCGTGTTGTGGTTCATCGCCATTCCGCTGTCGGGCATGGTCGGTGGCCCGCTCTCCGGCTGGATCATGAACCACTTCGCCGGCATGCATGGCTGGGCCGGCTGGCAGTGGATGTTCGTCCTCGAGGCCGTGCCGACGGTGCTGGTCGGCCTGCTGGTGCTGAGCTATCTCAAGGACGGCGTGCATCAGGCCAACTGGCTCAACGACGAAGAAAAGCAACTGATCACTCGGGAACTGGCCGAGGACAATCAGCAGAAAGTCACCCATGCCTCCGTCGGCGAGTTCATCCGTGATCGCCGTCTGTGGTTGCTGGCCGCCATCTACTTCTGCGTGGTGATGGGTCAGTACGCAATCACCTTCTGGCTGCCGACACTGGTGCGCAACGCCGGGGTTGCCGACCCACTGCACATCGGCTTCCTCACCAGCCTGCCTTACCTCTGCGCGATCGTGGCGATGCTGCTGGTCGGCCGCAGTGGCGATAAACATCGTGAACGGCGCTGGCATCTGATCGTGCCGATGATCGCCGGCGCTGTCGGCCTGAGTCTGGCGGCGTTGATGGGGGGCAATGTGACCCTGTCGATCCTCAGTCTGTGCCTGGCGGCCTCCGGCATCCTGTCCGCGACCTCACTGTTCTGGATGCTGCCCACCACGCTGCTGGGTGGCGTTTCCGCCGCCGCCGGAATCGCGGCCGTCAACAGCTTCGCCAACCTGGCCGGCTTCTGCTCGCCCTACCTGATTGGCTGGATCACCACACTGACCGGCTCCAGCGCCATCGGCATGTACCTGATCACCGGCGTGCTGGTGGCCGGCGCCCTGCTGGTGCTGCGCATCCCCGCCGCCCTGGTCAATCGTTGA
- a CDS encoding SDR family NAD(P)-dependent oxidoreductase, whose amino-acid sequence MLLQGKVAIITGAASARGIGRATATTFAQQGAHVVILDLDQSAARDAAACLGEGHLGLAANVADESQVQQAVAKIIEHFGRIDILINNAGITQPLKTLDIRPSDYDKVLDVSLRGTLLMSQAVIPFMRQQACGSIVCMSSVSAQRGGGIFGGPHYSAAKAGVLGLGKAMARELGPDNIRVNSIAPGLIHTDITGGLMQDDRRHAIIDGIPLGRLGAAQDVANAALFLASDLSSYLTGITLDVNGGMLIH is encoded by the coding sequence CCGGTGCGGCCTCCGCACGTGGCATTGGCCGTGCGACAGCGACCACCTTCGCGCAACAGGGCGCCCATGTGGTGATCCTCGATCTGGATCAATCCGCTGCCCGCGATGCCGCCGCCTGCCTGGGCGAAGGTCATCTGGGTCTGGCGGCCAACGTCGCTGATGAATCGCAGGTCCAGCAGGCCGTGGCGAAAATCATCGAGCATTTCGGCCGCATCGACATTCTGATCAATAACGCCGGCATCACCCAGCCGCTGAAAACCCTGGATATTCGCCCTTCGGACTACGACAAGGTGCTGGACGTCAGCCTGCGCGGCACCCTGCTGATGTCCCAGGCGGTGATTCCATTCATGCGCCAACAGGCTTGCGGCAGCATCGTCTGCATGTCCTCGGTGTCCGCGCAACGAGGCGGCGGCATCTTTGGCGGCCCCCATTACAGTGCGGCCAAGGCCGGTGTGCTGGGCTTGGGCAAAGCCATGGCGCGGGAGCTGGGACCCGACAACATTCGCGTCAACTCCATCGCCCCAGGCTTGATTCATACCGACATTACCGGCGGCCTGATGCAGGACGATCGCCGTCACGCGATCATCGACGGCATCCCCCTGGGCCGCCTCGGTGCCGCGCAGGACGTCGCCAACGCCGCGCTGTTCCTGGCCAGCGACCTATCCTCCTACCTGACCGGCATCACCCTGGATGTGAACGGCGGCATGCTGATTCACTGA